Proteins encoded within one genomic window of Candidatus Berkiella cookevillensis:
- the pabC gene encoding aminodeoxychorismate lyase, protein MEHWYSDAFSFLANGKIDRIQSNSLFYDRGLHYGDGVFETITIRNIDTLQQNIFYNYHLQRLKLGLEKLFFPIIDFEVLLNEVNAFIAKANRVQTIWVLKLIITRGQGGKGYKPHHNSQPNIILLQRNYPIYPEAFSTEGIEAGWSNIVLPIDPQLAGIKHLNRLSQVLASIEASNRCQEVLLCNAKGNVIEGSKSNLFVVINGQIFTPCLKDSGVYGVMRAYLLNYLQKKGYFVEERLLFASDLAKAEEIFVCNSIIGIWPIRRLLHQTYKVGSLTKMLQTILKQETYFAT, encoded by the coding sequence ATGGAGCATTGGTATTCCGACGCATTTAGCTTTTTAGCGAATGGAAAAATAGATCGTATTCAAAGCAATTCTCTTTTTTATGATAGAGGATTGCACTATGGTGATGGTGTCTTTGAAACCATCACCATCCGAAATATAGATACCCTACAACAAAATATTTTCTACAATTATCATCTTCAGCGTTTGAAGCTCGGTTTAGAAAAGCTTTTCTTTCCTATTATAGATTTTGAAGTTTTGCTGAACGAAGTAAATGCCTTTATTGCAAAAGCAAATAGAGTCCAGACAATTTGGGTCTTAAAGCTCATTATTACACGTGGACAGGGTGGTAAGGGCTACAAACCTCATCATAATTCGCAGCCTAACATTATACTGCTACAACGTAATTACCCTATTTATCCAGAAGCTTTCAGCACAGAGGGTATAGAGGCTGGGTGGAGCAATATTGTATTGCCTATTGATCCTCAATTAGCAGGTATCAAACATTTAAATCGTTTATCTCAAGTGCTTGCAAGCATTGAGGCTTCCAATAGGTGTCAGGAAGTTTTATTGTGCAACGCAAAGGGTAACGTTATTGAAGGCAGCAAAAGTAATTTATTTGTTGTCATCAATGGGCAGATTTTCACGCCTTGCTTAAAAGACAGTGGTGTATACGGTGTGATGCGAGCTTATTTGCTAAACTATCTGCAAAAAAAAGGATATTTTGTAGAAGAGCGACTATTATTTGCCAGTGATTTAGCAAAGGCCGAAGAAATTTTTGTGTGTAATAGTATAATAGGTATTTGGCCTATTCGAAGGCTGCTGCACCAAACTTACAAGGTTGGCAGTTTAACTAAAATGCTTCAAACAATACTCAAACAGGAAACGTATTTTGCTACCTAA